A single window of Archangium gephyra DNA harbors:
- a CDS encoding glycoside hydrolase family 2 protein has product MALLGWLLWASPGASAATERTGVRDLAGPWHYVVGDLSAPPAALPTGLSLPTLPVPSNWYRQGLDHAGVVWLMREVELGEAPAWVLHFQGVDYAAEVFLDGRKLGGHTGYFAPFSVRVPPEVKPGRHLLAVRVDSPNERPEDFSLHKRLIKGVLSHHDTRPGGAWSMWGQEANTGGIWGAVSLVPLQAGWLEEARAVTLEASESLARLEVSARLTHTAGTGPLTVRYRIEDPKGRTVAEGTLLPKGERLSAEVRLEKPRRWWPAELGTPELHRLHLRVEGSQGADTLALPFGVRTVERDAQGRLLLNGVPFFLRGTNYIPSLYLADLTDGRLQKDLALMRKANVNAVRVHAHVTHPDFYTLADREGLLVWQDFPLQWGYQDTEAFTREAVRQLRELLGLLGHHPSLVFWSAHNEAPWSSDWMVYKYPDYDPEQNRALDQELGRVLATEDPSRPSQQNSPPAEHLWMGWYSGSWRDFRKPTSQPLVSEFGAQAVPDLPTLQTFLQPGQLWPLEGPNLEVWSYHNFQLKELTEIAKVPVGKSVEELISNTQQYQARLTQSAAESLRLQKWQPVAGVFQFMFVEHWPSVNWGVVDYLRNPKPGHAALARAYQPLLPIAATRGARGLGLYVVNDGLEPLEGVRLLISSRGGKGREVKLSVPANAVLPLDVTLPLPAQGEGLSLRLVGPRGKVLSENVYPPGFFAP; this is encoded by the coding sequence ATGGCGTTGCTGGGCTGGCTCCTCTGGGCATCCCCCGGAGCATCCGCCGCCACGGAGCGCACGGGCGTGCGCGACCTCGCGGGCCCGTGGCACTACGTGGTGGGGGACCTGAGCGCTCCGCCGGCGGCGCTTCCCACGGGGCTGTCCCTGCCCACCCTGCCGGTGCCCTCGAACTGGTATCGCCAGGGGCTGGACCACGCGGGCGTGGTGTGGCTGATGCGCGAGGTGGAGCTCGGGGAAGCCCCGGCCTGGGTGCTCCATTTCCAGGGCGTGGACTACGCGGCCGAGGTCTTCCTCGACGGGCGGAAGCTGGGAGGACACACGGGCTACTTCGCCCCCTTCTCCGTGCGCGTGCCGCCGGAGGTGAAGCCGGGGCGTCACCTGCTGGCGGTGCGCGTGGACAGCCCCAACGAGCGGCCCGAGGATTTCAGCCTGCACAAGCGGCTCATCAAGGGCGTGCTCAGCCACCATGACACCCGCCCCGGTGGCGCGTGGAGCATGTGGGGCCAGGAGGCCAACACGGGCGGCATCTGGGGCGCGGTGTCCCTCGTGCCGCTCCAGGCCGGGTGGCTCGAGGAGGCGCGGGCCGTCACGCTCGAGGCCTCCGAGTCCCTCGCGCGCCTGGAGGTCTCCGCCCGGCTGACGCACACCGCGGGCACCGGGCCCCTCACCGTGCGCTACCGCATCGAGGACCCCAAGGGACGCACCGTGGCCGAGGGCACCCTGCTTCCCAAGGGCGAGCGGCTCTCCGCCGAGGTGCGTCTGGAGAAGCCCCGGCGCTGGTGGCCCGCGGAGCTGGGCACGCCCGAGCTCCACCGGCTGCACCTGCGCGTGGAGGGAAGCCAGGGCGCGGACACGCTCGCCCTCCCCTTCGGGGTGCGCACCGTGGAGCGCGACGCCCAGGGCCGCCTCCTGCTCAACGGCGTGCCCTTCTTCCTCCGGGGCACCAACTACATCCCCAGCCTCTACCTCGCGGACCTCACCGACGGGCGGCTCCAGAAGGACCTGGCGCTCATGCGCAAGGCGAACGTGAACGCGGTGCGGGTGCACGCCCATGTCACCCACCCGGACTTCTACACACTCGCCGACCGCGAGGGCCTGCTGGTGTGGCAGGACTTCCCCTTGCAGTGGGGCTACCAGGACACCGAGGCCTTCACCCGCGAGGCCGTGCGCCAGCTGCGCGAGCTGCTCGGCCTGCTGGGCCACCACCCCTCCCTCGTCTTCTGGAGCGCCCACAACGAGGCGCCCTGGTCCTCGGATTGGATGGTCTACAAGTACCCGGACTACGACCCCGAGCAGAACCGGGCCCTGGACCAGGAGCTGGGCCGGGTGCTGGCCACCGAGGATCCCTCGCGGCCCTCGCAGCAGAACTCACCTCCGGCCGAGCACCTGTGGATGGGCTGGTACTCGGGCAGCTGGCGAGACTTCCGCAAGCCCACCTCGCAGCCGCTGGTGTCGGAGTTCGGCGCCCAGGCCGTGCCGGACCTGCCCACCCTCCAGACGTTCCTCCAGCCGGGACAGCTCTGGCCCCTGGAGGGCCCCAACCTCGAGGTGTGGAGCTACCACAACTTCCAGCTCAAGGAGCTCACCGAGATAGCCAAGGTGCCGGTGGGCAAGTCCGTGGAGGAGCTCATCTCCAACACGCAGCAATACCAGGCGCGCCTCACCCAGTCCGCCGCCGAGTCGCTGCGCCTGCAGAAGTGGCAGCCCGTCGCGGGCGTCTTCCAATTCATGTTCGTCGAGCACTGGCCCTCGGTGAACTGGGGCGTGGTGGACTACCTGCGCAACCCCAAGCCCGGCCACGCGGCGCTCGCGCGGGCCTACCAGCCCCTGCTCCCCATCGCCGCCACCCGGGGCGCGCGGGGGCTCGGGTTGTACGTGGTGAATGACGGCCTGGAGCCCCTGGAGGGCGTGCGCCTGCTCATCTCCTCGCGCGGAGGAAAGGGGCGCGAGGTGAAGCTCTCCGTGCCCGCCAACGCCGTGCTCCCGCTGGACGTCACCCTGCCGCTCCCCGCCCAGGGCGAGGGGCTGTCCCTGCGGCTGGTGGGGCCCCGGGGCAAGGTGCTGTCGGAGAACGTCTACCCGCCCGGCTTCTTCGCGCCCTGA
- a CDS encoding DUF5995 family protein has translation MAPSTSPSLVPAPSPSPAPPTTIDEVIQQANDIIDQSLRTPSRIGYFTALYERVTVNVRRALIAGNVFQDNARMARLDVVFASRFLAAWNTWSSGGTPTKSWKMAFDALDQDSPLVLQHLLLGMNAHINLDLGIAAATVAPGPQLAALKEDFHRINALLSRLVAVIEVELGEISPRLKRLEAISPDGENAVFNFAMDAAREGAWLLAEILAPLPQEKWGPIIEAHDQVVADLGKLILHPGALAEGLIAWIREAESKDVAYNIQVTGG, from the coding sequence ATGGCTCCGTCCACCTCTCCGTCCCTTGTTCCCGCCCCCTCTCCGTCTCCTGCTCCACCCACGACCATCGACGAGGTCATCCAGCAGGCCAATGACATCATCGACCAGTCGCTGCGGACGCCTTCGCGCATCGGTTACTTCACCGCGCTCTACGAGCGGGTCACCGTCAATGTGAGGCGAGCGCTCATCGCGGGCAATGTCTTCCAGGACAACGCCCGCATGGCGCGGCTGGACGTGGTCTTCGCCAGCCGCTTCCTGGCCGCCTGGAACACCTGGTCCTCCGGTGGCACTCCGACGAAGTCGTGGAAGATGGCCTTCGACGCCCTGGATCAGGACTCCCCGTTGGTCCTTCAGCACCTGCTGCTGGGGATGAACGCCCACATCAATCTGGATCTCGGCATCGCCGCGGCGACCGTGGCGCCTGGTCCGCAGCTGGCCGCGCTGAAGGAGGACTTCCACCGGATCAACGCCCTCCTGTCGCGGCTCGTCGCCGTGATTGAAGTGGAGCTCGGCGAGATCTCTCCCCGCTTGAAGCGCCTCGAGGCCATCAGCCCCGATGGGGAGAACGCGGTGTTCAACTTCGCGATGGATGCCGCGCGCGAGGGAGCCTGGTTGCTGGCCGAGATCCTCGCGCCGCTGCCCCAGGAGAAATGGGGCCCCATCATCGAAGCGCATGACCAGGTCGTGGCTGACCTGGGCAAACTCATCCTCCACCCCGGAGCGCTGGCGGAGGGATTGATCGCGTGGATCCGCGAGGCCGAGTCGAAGGACGTCGCCTACAACATCCAGGTGACGGGCGGGTAG
- a CDS encoding DUF3131 domain-containing protein, producing the protein MKPLYRAARLALLGWALTSAAQTTPDAGTPKAAPPAPPVAKPGPTQSANPNKPTPAEAPTPKPGAEAPKPGAPPASADKSQPAPVRPAPEPPAPPPKPATSGPAAPATVAVPVQACPVEEKQPTPLNPLPGAKPAGCFRPEPGPRCLATRPLCENDWKVARIAWKYFEKNYQPKTGLVNSVDGYPSTTMWDIGSSLAGTIAAVHLGLIEQKEFDDRIVAMLATLRSLRLYRDELPNKAYNAATAELTDYTNKPVAEGLGYSALDLARLASWLDQLACMHPKHAHAAKQVLLRWKFCRLIQDGQMYGAVFDQATKKDQALQEGRLGYEQYGGKAFSRLGFDQSVSSRYDNQYASMVEINGVPIAFDMRDPRKFGAFNYVVTESYALDGLEFGTDAELSRLLTNIYEVQKRRWQRTGIVTAVSEDNVDRPPYFVYNTIFAAGSAWNTITDTGSDQHQLKSLSTKAAFSLAALFPDDPYSSVLVNSVWSAHDPERGWYSGIYESGIGYNKAITANTNGIILEALLYKALGPLHPACRKCGRALKLGGEDVEASVAATQCLPGAPRESAPAGK; encoded by the coding sequence ATGAAGCCGTTGTACCGGGCCGCCAGGCTGGCGCTCCTTGGCTGGGCGTTGACCTCGGCGGCACAGACCACTCCCGATGCGGGCACACCCAAGGCGGCGCCTCCCGCGCCACCCGTGGCGAAACCAGGGCCCACCCAGTCCGCCAATCCCAACAAGCCCACCCCGGCGGAAGCGCCCACGCCCAAGCCCGGCGCCGAGGCACCCAAGCCCGGGGCTCCACCGGCCAGCGCGGACAAGTCGCAGCCCGCCCCGGTACGCCCGGCCCCCGAGCCTCCAGCCCCGCCGCCCAAGCCGGCCACCTCCGGCCCCGCGGCGCCGGCCACCGTCGCCGTCCCGGTGCAGGCCTGTCCCGTGGAGGAGAAACAACCCACGCCGCTCAACCCGCTCCCGGGCGCGAAGCCCGCCGGCTGCTTCCGCCCGGAGCCCGGCCCGCGCTGCCTCGCCACGCGCCCGCTGTGCGAGAACGACTGGAAGGTCGCGCGCATCGCCTGGAAGTACTTCGAGAAGAACTACCAGCCCAAGACGGGCCTGGTGAACTCGGTGGACGGCTACCCCTCCACCACCATGTGGGACATCGGCTCGTCCCTGGCGGGCACCATCGCCGCGGTGCACCTGGGCCTCATCGAGCAGAAGGAGTTCGATGACCGCATCGTCGCGATGCTCGCCACCCTGCGCTCCCTGCGGCTCTACCGCGACGAGCTGCCCAACAAGGCCTACAACGCCGCGACGGCCGAGCTCACCGACTACACCAACAAGCCGGTGGCCGAGGGACTCGGCTACTCCGCGTTGGACCTCGCGCGGCTCGCCTCCTGGCTGGACCAGCTGGCCTGCATGCATCCCAAGCACGCCCATGCCGCCAAGCAGGTGCTGCTGCGCTGGAAGTTCTGCCGCCTCATCCAGGACGGGCAGATGTACGGGGCCGTCTTCGACCAGGCCACCAAGAAGGACCAGGCCCTCCAGGAAGGCCGGCTCGGGTACGAGCAGTACGGGGGCAAGGCCTTCTCCCGGCTCGGCTTCGACCAGAGCGTCTCCTCCCGCTACGACAACCAGTACGCGAGCATGGTGGAGATCAACGGGGTGCCCATCGCCTTCGACATGCGCGACCCGCGCAAGTTCGGCGCCTTCAACTACGTGGTGACCGAGTCCTATGCGCTGGATGGGCTCGAGTTCGGCACCGACGCCGAGCTCTCCCGGCTCCTCACCAACATCTACGAGGTGCAGAAGCGCCGCTGGCAGCGCACCGGCATCGTCACCGCCGTCTCCGAGGACAACGTCGATCGTCCTCCGTACTTCGTCTACAACACCATCTTCGCCGCGGGCTCCGCCTGGAACACCATCACGGACACGGGCAGCGACCAGCACCAGCTCAAGAGCCTCTCCACCAAGGCGGCCTTCTCGCTCGCCGCGCTCTTCCCGGACGACCCGTACTCCTCGGTGCTCGTCAACTCGGTGTGGAGCGCGCATGACCCGGAGCGCGGCTGGTACTCGGGCATCTACGAGAGCGGCATCGGCTACAACAAGGCCATCACCGCGAACACCAACGGCATCATCCTCGAGGCGCTCCTCTACAAGGCGCTGGGCCCGCTGCACCCCGCCTGCCGCAAGTGCGGCCGCGCGCTGAAGCTCGGCGGGGAGGACGTGGAGGCGTCGGTGGCGGCCACCCAATGTCTGCCGGGGGCTCCGCGCGAGAGCGCTCCCGCCGGGAAATGA
- a CDS encoding ATP-binding protein, which translates to MSDGRAITLRLDSRLENVPLASIAVKAMAGEVGFAQQECERLELCVVEAITNVIQHAYQGAAGHPVTLAVAVTGEELELRLHDDGAPMPDGLLERPEPEETPDESSDIQALAESGRGLFLMRQLAHRIGYHHGPEGNTLVLAWRLPQGRV; encoded by the coding sequence TTGAGTGACGGGCGCGCCATCACCCTGAGGCTGGACAGCCGCCTGGAGAATGTCCCCCTGGCGAGCATCGCGGTGAAGGCGATGGCCGGAGAGGTGGGCTTCGCGCAGCAGGAGTGCGAGCGGCTGGAGCTGTGCGTGGTGGAGGCGATCACCAATGTCATCCAGCACGCCTACCAGGGAGCGGCCGGCCACCCGGTGACGCTCGCCGTCGCCGTCACCGGGGAAGAGCTGGAGCTGCGGCTTCACGACGACGGGGCCCCCATGCCGGACGGACTGCTCGAGCGGCCGGAGCCGGAGGAGACTCCGGACGAGAGCTCGGACATCCAGGCGCTCGCGGAGAGTGGCCGCGGGCTGTTCCTCATGCGCCAGCTCGCCCACCGCATCGGCTACCACCACGGGCCGGAGGGCAACACGCTCGTGCTGGCCTGGCGCCTGCCCCAGGGCCGCGTGTAG
- a CDS encoding response regulator — MPSAPISSNEKERLDALRRARLLDTLPERVFDDLAQIVSAICGTPIGLVTLVDERRQWFKARVGLEERETSREVAFCAYTILHEEGLEVSDATMDPRFADNPLVTGSMHLRFYAGVPLRDPDGHALGAVCALDMRPRTLTPEQRRALQALSRQAADALKLRATARALEQARWQLEDLLEHTRMLVQIVREDGTFHFVNRSWREALGYSEAQLSSLKFADVVAVEEQPRVAGLLGAEGAEAQREVELRLVTREGQPLTVAGSFIHRAGHGDEGSMTLGLLRDVTELREVEGLKRDFVSTVSHELRTPLTSIRGALGLLRGGVVGPLPEEVRGLVGIAHSNAERLILLVNDILDIEKLDAGRMELTLREVRPEELVRGALEFIGGMAQEMKVFLQSEVGPCPALKVDPERMVQVLGNLLSNAVKFSPVGAAVRLVVRTTEQGQVRFEIQDKGPGIPQSRQALLFQRFRQLESVDTRKRGGTGLGLAISRALVEQHGGRIGVESTPGVGSTFWVELPPAAPSAQLGEDPIVLATRNGALASRVCRLLREEGYRMVQTGSAGETEAQLEHLRPAAVMIDVELAEGAGLEPLERLRGHAELAEVPVVWLTCDESGAPAFPRKVDFVSSPLNPQQLRHALRRLVRRPGAARALVVEDDASLRAILVTQLKALGVECAEAGNGAEAIERAREVQPDLLILDVRMPTLNGFETVEALRQGPLRHVPVLVFTGHEPRPAEREALRLGVTRFLTKSRASEEEVLSEVRALLGEHLSGSSGAQGAKKPGG; from the coding sequence ATGCCGAGCGCGCCGATATCATCCAACGAAAAGGAGCGGCTGGACGCCCTGCGCCGCGCGCGCCTGCTCGACACGCTGCCCGAGCGCGTCTTCGACGACCTGGCGCAAATTGTCTCGGCCATCTGTGGCACACCCATCGGATTGGTCACCCTGGTGGACGAGCGCCGCCAGTGGTTCAAGGCCCGCGTGGGCCTGGAGGAGCGGGAGACGTCGCGCGAGGTGGCCTTCTGCGCGTACACCATCCTCCACGAGGAGGGGCTGGAGGTCTCGGACGCCACGATGGACCCGCGCTTCGCCGACAACCCCCTGGTCACCGGCTCCATGCACCTGCGCTTCTACGCCGGGGTGCCCCTGCGCGACCCGGACGGCCATGCGCTGGGCGCGGTGTGCGCCCTGGACATGCGTCCGCGCACCCTCACCCCCGAGCAGCGGCGCGCCCTGCAGGCCCTCTCCCGCCAGGCCGCCGACGCGTTGAAGCTGCGCGCCACCGCGCGGGCGCTGGAGCAGGCGCGCTGGCAGTTGGAGGACCTGCTCGAGCACACCCGGATGCTGGTGCAGATCGTCCGGGAGGATGGCACCTTCCACTTCGTCAACCGCAGCTGGCGCGAGGCGCTCGGCTACAGCGAGGCCCAGCTGTCCTCGCTGAAGTTCGCGGACGTGGTGGCGGTGGAGGAGCAGCCGCGGGTGGCGGGGCTGCTCGGGGCGGAGGGCGCGGAGGCGCAGCGCGAGGTGGAGCTGCGGCTGGTGACGCGCGAGGGACAGCCCCTCACGGTGGCGGGCAGCTTCATCCATCGCGCGGGCCATGGGGACGAGGGGAGCATGACGCTCGGGCTGCTGCGGGACGTCACGGAGCTGCGCGAGGTGGAGGGCCTCAAGCGCGACTTCGTCTCCACCGTGTCCCATGAGCTGCGCACGCCCCTCACCTCCATCCGGGGAGCGCTCGGGCTGCTGCGCGGCGGCGTCGTGGGTCCGCTGCCGGAGGAGGTGCGCGGCCTGGTGGGCATCGCCCACAGCAACGCCGAGCGGCTCATCCTCCTGGTCAACGACATCCTCGACATCGAGAAGCTCGACGCGGGACGCATGGAGCTGACGCTCCGGGAGGTCCGCCCCGAGGAGCTGGTGCGCGGCGCGCTCGAGTTCATCGGGGGCATGGCCCAGGAGATGAAGGTCTTCCTGCAGAGCGAGGTGGGCCCGTGCCCCGCGCTGAAGGTGGATCCGGAGCGGATGGTGCAGGTGCTCGGCAACCTGCTGTCCAACGCGGTGAAGTTCTCCCCCGTGGGGGCCGCGGTGCGGCTGGTGGTGCGCACGACGGAGCAGGGCCAGGTGCGCTTCGAGATCCAGGACAAGGGCCCGGGCATTCCCCAGAGCCGGCAGGCGCTGCTCTTCCAGCGCTTCCGCCAGCTGGAGAGCGTGGACACGCGCAAGCGCGGAGGCACGGGGCTGGGGCTCGCCATCTCCCGGGCCCTGGTGGAGCAGCACGGCGGGCGCATCGGCGTGGAGAGCACCCCGGGCGTGGGCAGCACCTTCTGGGTGGAGCTGCCGCCCGCGGCTCCCAGTGCGCAGCTGGGGGAGGATCCCATCGTGCTCGCCACCCGGAATGGAGCGCTCGCGTCGCGGGTGTGCCGGCTGCTGCGCGAGGAGGGCTACCGCATGGTGCAGACGGGGAGCGCTGGGGAGACCGAGGCCCAGCTGGAGCACCTGCGGCCCGCGGCGGTGATGATCGACGTGGAGCTCGCGGAGGGCGCGGGGCTCGAGCCGCTGGAGCGGTTGCGCGGCCACGCGGAGCTCGCCGAGGTGCCCGTGGTGTGGCTGACGTGCGACGAGAGCGGCGCTCCCGCCTTCCCGCGCAAGGTGGACTTCGTCTCCTCGCCGCTCAACCCGCAGCAGTTGCGGCACGCCTTGCGCCGGCTGGTCCGGCGTCCGGGGGCGGCCCGGGCGCTGGTGGTGGAGGATGACGCCTCGCTGCGCGCCATCCTCGTCACGCAGCTCAAGGCCCTGGGCGTGGAGTGCGCCGAGGCGGGCAATGGCGCGGAGGCCATCGAGCGGGCGCGCGAGGTGCAGCCGGACCTGCTCATCCTCGACGTGCGCATGCCCACCCTGAATGGTTTCGAGACGGTGGAGGCCCTGCGCCAGGGGCCGCTGCGCCACGTGCCCGTGCTGGTCTTCACCGGGCATGAGCCGCGGCCCGCGGAGCGCGAGGCCCTGCGCCTGGGCGTCACCCGCTTCCTCACCAAGAGCCGCGCCTCCGAGGAGGAGGTGCTCTCCGAGGTGCGGGCGCTGCTCGGCGAGCACCTGTCCGGCTCCTCCGGCGCTCAGGGCGCGAAGAAGCCGGGCGGGTAG
- a CDS encoding PP2C family protein-serine/threonine phosphatase, translated as MNGSGGERNPGAPDRPPAEGEGRRRVLVVDDTFLNRRVLRAMLRLDGHEVLEAEDGRQALELARAERPDLVLLDVMMPVMDGYAACAELKKDPLLADTPIIFLSSKDEPEAKVRGLRLGAADYIAKPFNAEEVRARVSTHLELRQLTRSLKRLNGELLAKQARLEEDLRAAADIQRALLPRSRQPLPGFSVAWRFVPSSMVGGDIFNVHGLEGTCAAVYMLDVSGHGVPSAMVTVSVARALSPDGGVVLRGGVATPREVMRELEREYPFERFERFFTVSYLVVDTGSGHVRYTSAAHPPPLLVPREGPARVLPEGGALIGMGLVDTLEEGEVVLSPGDRVVLYTDGAFELTDPDGTQYGLERLYELIVRHRHLDVEGLCDRVLQTLHDYRRGAPAEDDITLLVLEYRGTEGAH; from the coding sequence ATGAATGGAAGCGGGGGGGAGCGGAACCCAGGAGCGCCTGACCGCCCGCCCGCGGAGGGAGAGGGCCGGCGGCGGGTGCTGGTGGTGGACGACACGTTCCTCAACCGGCGCGTGCTCCGGGCCATGCTCCGCCTGGACGGCCACGAGGTGCTCGAGGCGGAGGACGGGAGGCAGGCGCTGGAGCTCGCGCGCGCCGAGCGCCCGGACCTGGTGCTGCTCGACGTGATGATGCCGGTGATGGACGGCTACGCGGCCTGTGCCGAGCTCAAGAAGGACCCGCTCCTCGCGGACACGCCCATCATCTTCCTGTCCTCGAAGGACGAGCCGGAGGCCAAGGTGCGCGGCCTGCGGCTGGGGGCGGCGGACTACATCGCCAAGCCCTTCAACGCCGAGGAGGTGCGGGCGCGGGTGAGCACCCACCTGGAGCTGCGCCAGCTCACGCGCTCGCTCAAGCGGCTCAACGGGGAGCTGCTGGCGAAGCAGGCGCGGCTGGAGGAGGACCTGCGGGCCGCGGCCGACATCCAGCGCGCCCTGCTGCCCCGCTCCCGCCAGCCGCTGCCGGGCTTCTCCGTCGCCTGGCGCTTCGTGCCCAGCAGCATGGTGGGCGGGGACATCTTCAACGTGCATGGCCTGGAGGGCACGTGCGCGGCCGTGTACATGCTGGACGTGAGCGGACACGGGGTGCCCTCGGCGATGGTGACGGTGTCGGTGGCCCGCGCCCTGTCTCCGGACGGCGGCGTGGTGCTGCGCGGAGGCGTGGCGACGCCCCGGGAGGTGATGCGGGAGCTGGAGCGCGAGTACCCCTTCGAGCGCTTCGAGCGCTTCTTCACCGTGAGCTACCTGGTGGTGGACACCGGGAGCGGGCACGTGCGCTACACCAGCGCCGCGCATCCCCCGCCCCTGCTCGTGCCGCGCGAGGGGCCGGCGCGCGTCCTCCCCGAGGGAGGCGCCTTGATTGGCATGGGCCTGGTGGACACGCTGGAGGAGGGTGAGGTGGTCCTGTCGCCGGGGGACCGGGTGGTGCTCTACACCGACGGGGCCTTCGAGCTCACCGACCCGGACGGAACGCAGTACGGGCTCGAGCGGCTGTACGAGCTCATCGTGCGGCACCGGCACCTGGACGTGGAGGGCCTGTGTGACAGGGTCCTCCAGACGCTCCACGACTACCGCCGCGGCGCCCCCGCGGAGGACGACATCACCCTGCTCGTCCTGGAGTACCGGGGCACGGAGGGAGCCCATTGA